The sequence TTAAAACGGTAAAGCATATATCTTCTATTATCTGTACATATAAGGAGCGTAACTACTGTGTTAAGATATACAACTTCAGTAACTTATGCTTAAAGGCTTACATAGATTTAGCCCGGTTGGAGCATTTCTGATTTATGTAGAAGATGATGAAAACGGAACAGCTTAGCTGACACTGTTCCGTCTTGTTTCGTGGTGATTTTGATTATGAATTGTATTATCTGCTATCCAGTGTTTACACCAGCTTTTTCTTCCATACTCCAGCTAGAAGTGCAGTAACAAATGCTCCGACAATAATCGATGCTAAATAGAGAAAGATAGAGGTAATGCCGCCTTCAACTAGACCAATAACGAATAAACCGCCATGAGGAGCGCGCAGTCCAATATCAAATAACATACTTAGTCCGCCGGTAACTGCTGCACCAGCCATTACGGAAGGAATAACGCGGGTTGGGTCAGCTGCTGCAAATGGGATGACACCCTCTGTGATAAAACAAGCACCTAATACATAGGAAGTTTTTCCTGCTTCCCGTTCTGTTTTCGTAAACTTATTTTTAAAAAGAGTCGTTGCTAGTGCCATACCGAGTGGTGGTACCATTCCGGCTGCCATAATAGCCGCAATAAATGTGTAATTACCGGCATCGAGCATGGCGATACCAAACGTATAGGCCGCCTTATTAACTGGACCTCCGAGATCAAATGCCATCATGGCACCTAAAATTACTCCAACAAGTACTTGGTTCGTACCGCTCATACCTTCTAAGAAAGAAGAAATAGCTGTATAAATTTGCGTTAGCGGCGGATTGATGGTCATCATAATTAGACCAGTTACTCCGATACTGATTAATGGATAGAATAGTACAGGTTTTAGTCCGTTTAATGCTTCCGGCAGTCCTGTTAATAATTTTTTCACGAATAATGTAATATAACCAGCAAGAAAACCAGCAATTAATCCACCTAAAAACCCTGATCCGCCAGCTCCTTCTACACCGGAAACGGTAACAGCGATTAAACCACCAACCATACCAGGTGCAAATCCCGGACGATCAGCGATACTTGAAGCGATGAAACCTGCTAGTACAGGAACCATGAGGAAGAACGCTTTTCCTCCACCTATTTCGTTTAACATAGCAGCAAAGGCATTATATTGCTCACTATCTGGATTACTGGACTCAATTCCCCAGAAAAAGGATAGAGCAATTAAAATTCCCCCACCAACGACAAATGGTAACATATTGGAAACACCATTCATGAGGTGTTTATAAAAACCATTTTTTATTCCGCTATCTTTTGCAATGTCTTTTGTTTGTTCTGCACGGTAGAGTGGAGCATCCTTTTGAATAGCTCGTTGTAATAAATCCTTTGCTTCATGAATGGCTTTTCCCACAGGAACTTGGATAACTGGCTTTCCATTAAAGCGGTCCATCTCAACTTTTGTGTCAGCAGCAACAATAATTGTATCTGCCTTTTCGATTTCTTCTTTGGTTAATCGGTTTTTAACACCATCAGAGCCATTTGTTTCTACTTTAATAGAGATACCCATATCTTTTGCGGTTTCTGACAGTTTTTCTGCAGCCATATACGTATGGGCGATACCAGTTGGACATCCAGTTACAGCTAATATATTACTGGCTGCTTGTCTCGTTTTTTCACTGTTTCTTTTATCTAATTCTGCTTCCTTTTGATTCACAGCTTCCAGTATTTGCGCTACATTGCTGGCATTAACTAGTTTAGAACGAAACTGTTCATCCATAAGTAATGTAGATAGCCGTGATAATGCTTGTAAATGTTCATTATTGGCTCCTTCACTTGCTGCAATCATAAAAAACAAATAAGCAGGTTTCCCATCTAAGGAGTCATAGGCAATTCCTGAAGCTGATCGACCAAACGCAATACTTGGTGTTTTAACAGCGTGTGATTTCGCATGAGGGATAGCAATACCTTCGCCAATTCCTGTCGTGCTTTGTTCTTCTCGTTGTAAGATTGCTTCACGAAAGACTGCTTTATCCGTTAATCGTCCGGCTTGATCCAGCTGGTTAATTAATTCATCGATTACTTCCTGCTTAGAAGAAGCTTTTAGATCAAGTAAAATGGTTTCTTCTTTTAGTAATTCCGTTATTTTCATTCTGATTCACTTCCTAATTAGAATATGGACTAATTGTTACATGTTGAACTAATGATTCAACTAATGATTTTTCACATAAATCATTGCTGAAAGCTGTTGCACTACCAGCAGCCACCGCATAGCGAAAAGCGTCTATTTTATTTTTTTGTGACGAATCTGCGGCGATAAAACCAGCGACCATGGAATCGCCAGCTCCGACTGTATTAATAACCTCACCTTGTAATGGATCAGCAATTGCAATAATATCATTGGAAATGTAAATAGCCCCTTTACTTCCTAAAGAGATAATGACATGCTGAATGCCTTCTGATATTAATTTTTTACCATAATGGATAGCTTGTTCTGTTGTTGTGATTGTTGTATGGAACAATTCACCAAGTTCGTGTTCATTTGGTTTAATCAAATATGGTTTTAATTTAATCAGCTGTTGTAATGCCTTTCCCGAAGTATCGGCAACAAAACGGACTCCAGCTTGCTTGCATGTTCGAGCAATCACTTCTAAAAAATCAGGAGTGATGGAGTTAGGAATACTACCTGCTAAGACAAACCAATCATTTTCTTCAAAGCTATTTATTTTGGCTAGTAGCTCACGCTGTAGTTTTTTCGAAATAATTGGTGCTGGTCCGTTTAATTCTGTTGCTGACGATGCTTTGATTTTTACATTAATTCGTGTTGTTTCATTTGTTTGAATAAACTCCGTAAGAATCCCTTCTTCTTCGAGTTTTTGGGCAATATAGTCTCCGGTAAATCCTCCGATAAACCCAAGTGCAGTAGAGGTAATCCTGAAACGTTTAAGCACTCTGGATACATTTATTCCTTTTCCTCCAGGGTAATAGTTCACCTGATTTGCCCGATTAAGTGTCCCTGCTTGAAAGTAGGGAAGATAAGTTGTGTAATCAACGGATGGTGTCATTGTGCATGTGTAAATCATTTATCTGCCACCTTTAAGGTTGTTTGTTTTTCAAATTGTTCTATTTCTTCTAAAGAAAGCTTGTCGGTTAGTAAAGCCGCTTCCTGTAAGCTAATAATTTTGGCAAAACTGACTTTATTTTTCTTTGAATGGTCAGCTAGGACAAATGTTTGTAAGGCATGTCGGTGGGCGGTTTTTTTCACCATTGCCTCTTCAGGGTCAGGTGTCGTATATCCCAACTCTATATGAAAACCATTAACGCCTAAAAAGCATTTATCAAAGCGGTAATTGCTGATGGATTGGACGGTTTGTGCGCCAATTAATGCTCCTGTTTTTGCCTTTATATGTCCACCGGTAATGTAAGTGGGTATTCCATGTTTGATCAATGCTTCTACATGAGAAAGCCCATTTGTTACAACAACAATATCTTTATCTTTTAAGTAAGGAATTAGTTGGAGTGTTGTTGTTCCGGCATCAATAAACAAACAATCCCCTTCATCAACGAGACAGGCTGCCAGTTGTGCAATTTTTGTTTTTTCCTGAAGGTTTTTGGTTGATTTTTCTTTTAGGCTGAACTCCTGTAGTTTTCGTTCAGGTAAGATAGCGCCTCCGTGAATTCTCACTAGTTTTCCTTGAGCTTCCAGGTCTGTTAAATCCCGCCGAATCGTTGACTCAGAAGCTGCAGTTGCTTTAATAATATCTTGGATTTTAATAGAATGTTTCTCGTTTAATAATTGTATAATTATAGAATGTCTCTCTGCTGTTAACATAAAAAATATCACTCCAAGCTTGGTTTCGTCTTTATCATATACGAACCGCTTACATAAATCAATCAAAATCGTTAAAAAACATTCAAAAACAATCAATACTTAGATTGAATATGACGATTTTGTGAAAGTATGTAACGAGTGAAAGTTAGAAACCGATTTTTACGGAGAGTAGGAGGGAGAGCAAAAAGTCGCTAGAAACTAATTTACTTGGAAACCTATGCCACCTTTACGTTTTAAGGTGTTTCCTTGAAAAGCTTCTCTTGTTATTCCTAAATACCGTATGTATGGTTCCTGACAAAATGGGCTCTTTATTTATAGTTCACCTAGTAAATATTTAATTTTAACCATATGGAAAATTTCTATTGCAACTTATTTAGCATGTATGCTATAGTTTTATAAATTTATCTAAATATATACTACACATGTATGAACGATAACGAAGAAATGATCGAACGTTTTGATAACTAGATAAATATGGAAGGAAAGGAGAGAAGAAAAAATGAGAAAAGTAACCTTAGAAACAGTATTTTTACACCCAATTACACAGCGCTATTTAAAACGATCAGGCATGGCTCATGCTATTGCTGTTGCAGAGAATGCTTTCAAGTTGGCGAAAGAGTATAATGTGAACCCCGATCACGCTGCAAAAGCTGCACTATTACACGATGTCGGTCATTACACATGGTATCGGGACGGCAAATGGGATTATGACTTATACAAGAAAAATGATATACATGCGATTAAAGGAGCAAGTCGTGCGCACAAATTATTAATTCGGATGGGGGAGGATCCTGAGGCAGCTAAAGAAATAGCGATAGCGATATTGCTTCATACAGATTCCTATTTACCAAAAGGTGATCTGAAATTACTACCGTTGCAGCAGGTTGTTCATCTGGCAGATGAAACCGATGAGGAAGTTGGGGGTAAGCATCATTATAAGGTCATTCGTGATGATGAAGCTTTAGATCGGATTCGTTTCTTGGATCAGCAAATTGATGATTGGTTAAATAAAAATCAGACAAAGAAGATTGTCTGATTTTTTTGGTCTATTGGATAGGAAAAAGCTTCATATCTAGTTTATTGTATGTATGTACAATATATTGCTTTGGAACGCTTTAAGTTTTTGTTGGGGAATAGGAAGGTAAAACTTTTCCCCATTCATTATCCTTTTTATTCTTTGTTTTATTTTTGTAAAATACATACCTTTTTTAGCTTTAAATTTAATATAAACCAACTAACGAGGTATTATGAGCTTCAAATTTTTGGTTATTGATTGAATAAATAGCTTAATTTTTAATTTTTTATACAATTAAATAAAAGTGGCCAGTAGCCTTTTTGTTAAAGATTGAAGTCCCTTGACGCCTAGAGCGATATGGAATAGAGGCAAAAAACTCTTGCACTTTTTTCCCTAGTAATCTATGATTTTTTAGTAGCGACTCAACAAATCTATAGGCAAGGGGGAACATGAATTAAAAGTGACATACAACAGGAAAGGGATGACTATCATCCGTCTTTTCGTGAGCTGATTGCAGTAAATAAGAGTTAATTTGATAAACAAGAACAATACATAAATCGTGATCGCTGGTTAAGGTAACGTAATGGTTAATCCAGATAGTACTAAAGGGGCGTGCGAAAAGTTTGTCATAATAACCATAAAGAGGTCTCTAAAGTAGCGAATTATTGGGTTAAAGATAGTAAGTGTTTAATAAGTTAAACAGTGCTTGAGACATTCTATAAATTGCCAAAAGGGAAGCGGCTAATTATAGTTTAAAGAGTCTATGAAATTGTTAAAAGATGTGTGCTAGATACAAATAAAGCTGTTGTTTTAACAGAGTAAGTTTACGCATTAATCTATAATTCGGGCAAAGAAAAATACATAGAGCATAGGGACGAACGTAATCAATGGAGAGGTCTTCTGGAAAAAGCAGAAATACAAAATAATTTGTTTATTTAACTAAAGGGGGGGGGAGATTAGAATTAACAAAAAAAATAATTCATACTCGATTTTGTATGTTTGGCAAATTATAAATATGTCTAAAAGATCATTATTAATTCCTTTTATTATTACAGCGATAAGTAGTGTATTAAGTTTAATTATACCTTTGTTTGTAATGATAATCATGGATAACTTAGAAAAATATATTGATTATAGATTGATTACTATTGGGATTGTACTATTAACTGTTAGCACTATACTTTCTGCTGTTTCCACTTTTTTATTATCGCGGGTAGCTGAAAAAATAATTTTAAAACTACGGGAAAAAATATGGGACAAAATTCTTAAATTACCATTAAAATTTCATCAAAAAAATCGTTCTGGTGAATTAGTAAGCAGATTAACAAATGATACGATAGCAATAGTGGATGTTATGACTCATAGCTTAGTTGACTTATTTGAATCAATAATAACTCTTATTGTTTCTCTAATTATTTTATTTTATTTAGATAGCTATTTAACTTTAATCCTTGTTGTGCTTGTTCCGTTTTCAATATTTATCATTTATCCTTTAGGAGAAAAAATTTTTAGCATTTCATACAAGGAGCAGGAAAGGATAGCAGACTTAACATCATTTTCTTCTGGAATCTTAAAAGATATAAAAATGGTGAAGGCTTTTAACGCGGAGGATATTGAAAAGAATAAAGGTGAAAATAAATTCCAACATTTGTATAAACTAGGGATAAAGTCATCTATATTAAATTCAGTTATAACACCATTATTGGGTTTATTCTCCTTTACTGTATTGATTGTAATCGTGGGACTTGGAGCATGGAGAGTTAGCAATGGAACAATTTCTATGGGAGAATTAGTAGCTTTTATTATTTACTTGGTTCAAGTGGTAACCCCTTTTTTTGCGATGAATTTATTTATAACAGATTATCAGGAAGCTAAAGGTTCAATGAAGAGAATTTTAGAAGTTTTAAGAGAAAAAGATGAAATAGACAATCAAATAAATAAACACTCTTTATTACCTATTCATAGTGAACCTTCAAGATTAGATTTTAAAAATGTTTCTTTTGCTTATGATGAAAACCAAAAGATTTTACATAATATATCATTTTCACTAGAAACAGGGGAAATAGTGGCATTAGTAGGACCTAGTGGATCAGGAAAGTCAACGATTTTTAGTCTGATCGAGCGATTCTATCCTCCTTCACATGGAGATATGATGTTAAATAATAAGTCTTATCAAGATATTGATATAAGTTCTTGGCGAAAAGTATTTAGTTATGTGCCGCAAGATTTTCCTTTGTTTTACGGTACTATTAAAGATAATTTACTTTATGGATTGCAAGAGAAGGTATCGATGGAAGAGTTAATAGAAGCAACAAAGAAAGCAAATGCCCATGAATTTATTATGAAGTTTCCACATGGCTATAATACGCATGTAGGTGAATTTGGTAATTTTTTATCCGGTGGGCAAAAGCAAAGAATTGCAATTGCTAGAGCTTTATTACGTAAATCAAAATTTATTTTATTAGATGAAGTTACAGCAAATTTAGATAGTGAATCAGAATATCTGTTACAACATACATTGATTTCTCTAGCTCAAAATAAAATAGGCGTATTTATGATTGCGCATCGATTATCCACGGTAAAGCGTGCTGATAAGATATTAGTTTTGGAGAATGGAAATATAACAGGATATGGAACCCATGATTATTTGTATCGTACGAATCATCACTATAAAGATTCTGTAGATAAACAAAAAGCATAAATGTACAGATATTTTATGTGATTGATATGAGACTAACTATATAAATTCATTACAGCTATTTACTTTATACAGTTAGTCTCTTTATAAAATATTAACTTCGCTCGGCAAATAGCTTACAAATTTCGATGATTGTTCTTGTAGCTTTTTCCATATTATCTACAGAAACGTATTCATATTTTCCGTGGAAGTTTTCTCCGCCTGTAAAAATATTTGGAGTAGGAAGTCCCATGTACGACAGCTGTGAACCATCTGTACCTCCCCGTATTGGTTCAACAATCGGTTCGATATCAAGATTTTTCATCGCCTGATAAGCAATAGCTACAATCTCTTTTACAGGTTCAATTTTCTCCCGCATATTATAATATTGGTCTTTCATTTCAAGTTTAACTGCTTCATCACCGTATTTTTCTTTTAATTCGTTAACAAATTGTTTAACCGTGTCTTTTCTATTTTGAAAAGCAGTCTTATCAAAATCACGGATAATGTAGCTTACATTAGCATTTTCCACATCACCATTTACAGAAGTGAGATGATAAAATCCTTCATAGCCTTCTGTATGCTCTGGTGCTTCCTGCTCTGGAAATTTGCTGATAAATTCTGCTGCCATTTTCCCGGCGTTAACCATTTTATCTTTTGCTGTTCCAGGGTGTACACTATTTCCTGTAAATGTTACTTTAGCGGCGGCTGCATTAAAGCTTTCATATTGCAATTCTCCAAGCGGTCCACCATCAATGGTATATGCATAGCTAGCACCAAATCGTTTTACATCGAATTTATGTGGACCTCTACCAATTTCTTCATCTGGTGTAAAGCCGACTCGAATTTTTCCGTGCTTTATTTCCGGATGCTTGATCAGAAAGTCCATTGCTGTTACAATTTCAGCTACTCCAGCTTTATCATCAGCGCCAAGTAATGTAGTGCCATCGGTAGTAATCAATGTATGACCTTTGTATGTAGCAAGCTCTGGGAAATTTTTCGCAGACAATACAATATTTAGATCTTTATTCAAAACAATATCGTTACCATCAAAACTTTCGATGATTTTTGGATTGGCATTTTTTCCTGTAAAATCGGTAGCTGTATCGACATGAGCTAAAAAGCCAATTGTCGGAATATCTGCATTTGTATTTGCAGGAAGCGTTGCCATCACATAACCATAATCATCCATGGTAACATCCACCATACCAATTTCTCTAAGTTCTTTTACTAATAGATTTAACAGTTCAAGCTGTCCTGGTGTTGAAGGGGTAGCTTGATTGCTTTCATCAGATTGTGTATCGATTTTCACATAAGTTGTGAACCTTTCAATCAATGCTTCTTTCATTTTACTTTCATCTCCTAATCGTTTTAATTGATCGTATATTACAGGTGAAGCAGTTCTGTAATCGATTATCCCGCATGTAAGGTGCCGTAAGATACCCCCCTTCAAGATCCTGAGTTGGTACAAAAGGTTCTGAGTGATAGAAAACGGCACCTAAAAGCCCGATTGGGTCAAGGGCCTTTAGGTCATACTCTTGCCGTACTAACATTCCGTGTAAAAAGCATTCCACGGAATGAAGTCTCCCTTTATTATAACTTAATTTCAAACGTTTTCTAAGTGAACTTAAGTTTAAAATAAATCTGTTCCGAGTTCTGTAGTTTAGTTTCTACTTCGTACCATTCTGTTCCGACTTTATGAATTTTTGTTTTAAGTATGTACCGATATGTTCTGTTTACTTTCTTTTAAAGAAAGGGTGGGAATTAAGCTTTACTTCATTTAAAATAAATAATATACGTGTTCAAGAGAGTAGTGCAGTAGGTAATCAGTAAATTATATTGGAGGGAAACAATTGTCTTATATCATTTCAATTAATCGCTTAAAAAATTATTTGCATAATGAGCGAGGTAATACGGTCATTATGGATGTGCGTTTTGATTTAATGGATCCAGACGCAGGGAGAAAGGCTTATCAGCAAGATCATATTCCCGGTGCGATTTTTTTAGATATAGAGAAGGATTTGTCTGGAAAGAAAGAAATACATGGGGGGAACCATCCTTTACCAGATGTAAACGCGCTTTCATTAAAATTAGGAAGAATGGGAATTGATCATAACACAACAGTTGTTATTTATGATGAGAATAATGATATGTTTGCTGCAAGAGCATGGTGGTTACTTCATTATTTAGGTCATGATAAAGTCTATGTCTTAGACGGGGGATATGCTCGTTGGAAAGAGGAAGGGAATGAAACTACGGATTATATACCGGAGTTAAGTGCGAAAGAGTTTCACCCAAAGATTAGAAACAATCAAACAGTTAATATGGAAGAAGTGAAGCAGAAACTGAAAAATAAAACAGCGGTATTGGTTGATTCACGTGCCAAAGAACGTTATTTAGGAGAATCGGAGCCATTATATGCCCGAGCCGGTCATATACCAGGAGCAAAAAATTTCTTTTGGAAAGGTATACTGGGATCAGACGGGAGCTGGAAATCGGAAGAAGAGTTACAAAAGCATTTTGCTGACTTATCAAAAGATGATGAAATTATTGTTTCCTGTGGTTCAGGTATTTCAGCTTGTCCTAATATTTTAGCTTTAAAAATGCTTGGCTATAGAAATGTAAAACTTTATCCCGGAAGTTTTAGTGATTGGATTTCCTATGAGGATAATGAGGTTGCAGTTGGTGAAGAGGAATAATGAATAAAAAGAGATGTAAATGGGTAACGGATGATCCGATTTATATACAGTACCATGACTGTGAATGGGGAAGACCAGAGTATGATGATCAAAAACTGTTTGAAATGCTATGTTTAGAAGGAGCACAGGCAGGGTTAAGCTGGATAACCATCTTAAAACGAAGAGAAAACTATGTAAAGGCATTTGATCAATTTGATCCAACTATTATAAGCAAGTATAGTGAGAAAAAAATAACGGAGCTTATGCAAAATAAAGGAATTATTCGAAATCGCAGAAAGATAAATGCATTTGTTAAAAATGCTCAATCCTTTTTAGAAGTTCAAAAGGAATTTGGTAACTTTCATACGTATATTTGGTCGTTTGTTGGCGGAAAGCCGATGATTAACCATTGGGAAGCTCATGAAGATGTACCTGCATTCACAAAAGAATCGGAACAAATGAGTAAAAATTTAAAGCAACGTGGCTTTCAATTTGTTGGTCCGACTATTTGTTATGCATTTATGCAAGCTACAGGAATGGTCAATGACCATACAAAGGATTGTTTTTTATACGGTAAGAAGTTATAAATTTTTAACGTAGAAGTTGCTCACATTTAGAAAAACATATGGTGTTTTTCATGAAAGCCGATGTTCAAACGAAGAGAGAAATAACTGAGTTTTACTAAGATGGCAACGTCCTTGAAAAAAACGTGATACACCAGACTTAGAAAAAACGGTCTTTTTTCCAAGGACGTTCTGATTATAGCCTTTGTCCTTCTTCCAGTAGGAGATAAAGAAAAAGAGTTTCGCGGAATGAAGTTTTACTGAATCTCCGGTTTGTATGTCGGTAACCGGTGCTTGCACTTGTGTCCATTAGATATCAAAAAGGTAGATTTTTTGCTATAGTTTAAAGACATTTACTTGCTTGTTCAGTTTTTCTGCTAAATCCGCTAATTCATGTGTATTGTAGGAAACCTGCTCCATGGTGCTTGATGTTTGCTGAGTTGATGCAGCTACTTGCTCAACGCCTGCAGCAGATTCCTGAGATATGGAAGCAATTTCTTTAATTAGCTTGTCCATTACTGCACTGCTGTCTGTATTTTCTTTGAGCTTAATGGCAATTTCCTTCATTTTACTCGTCATATCCGTTATCGCTTTATTCATATTTTGGAAGTTATCACCAGTCTCTTCAATTTGCTCCTTCCCTGTTTTCACTTCATCATAGCCACGATGAAGTGAGGTAACCACTTCACTCGTCTCAGATTGAATCCGATCTACAATGGATGTTATTTCACCAACAGAATTAGCAACTTGTTCGGATAAACTTCTTACTTCATCAGCTACAACTGCAAAGCCTCTGCCATACTCACCTGCGCGGGCCGCTTCAATGGTAGCATTAAGTGATAATAAATTAGTTTGGTCTGATATATCTTTAATAACTTTTACTAGTTTAGAAATTTGTGCGGATTGTCTATCTAGTCCTTGTACTTGATTTACAGCATTTTCTACGATAATGTCAATCTGATTCATTTGCGTTACAGATCGCTCCATTAATCGTGTGCTTTCTGTTGTTAAATGTTGTACGTTATTAGCGTTTTTCATTACTTCTATCCCTTTACTTTCGGAGATCCGAATGTTTTCGACAAATTCATTCATATTCTCCGACAATTGATTGGCACTTGTTGCCTGTGATTCGATACCACCTGCTAGCTGCTCCATTGTTGCAGCTATTTGCACATTGCTTTCTTTTACTTCGTTAGCTGATTTATTTAATTGATCACTTTGTGATGCCACAGAGGTCGCTGCAATTTGGACGTTTTGAATAATCTCTCTGATTCGCTCCTTCATTTGCTGAACCGATTGAGCAAGCTGTCCAATTTCATCTTTTCCTTCTACTTCAATATCTGTTGTGTTTAAATTTCCGTCTGCTACGTCTGAGGTTAATTGAACAATCTGCTGCAGCCTAGACGTAATACCACGACTAATAAGAATCATAATGGGAATACCGATAGCTAAGGCTAATAAGTTTGTAATTGCTAATATGTATACACTAATATTTGAGCTCGTTTGTGCTTCACCTAGAGCGCTTGCCTGTTCTTCCTGCGTTTTTTCTAATAGTCTATTAACAAGATCTAGCGTATCATTTCGCAGTCTCGTTGAATAATGCCTTAAAGTATTTGCTAATTCCACATTACCTTCTTCAATGGATGGCACCATTCGATTTAAAAACGCCTCATCAATAGATTCATTTTTTACTTTAATTTCGTCAAAAATAAGGCGCTGATCCTTTGTCTTAATTGTTTTATCTAATTTAGCTGCTAATTCATCGAAGTCTTTTTGATATTCTTGAAAGGCGGTAAAATATTTCTCGTTTTTTGT is a genomic window of Virgibacillus proomii containing:
- a CDS encoding methyl-accepting chemotaxis protein, with product MNKTNEKKLVFKRKEARINLQKILFKWRNVRINKKYLSIFFFTIALLITSALIVYIQLKDGQRDINTVNELSNQSNQMSQLAILIQAKDVQSADYLVTKNEKYFTAFQEYQKDFDELAAKLDKTIKTKDQRLIFDEIKVKNESIDEAFLNRMVPSIEEGNVELANTLRHYSTRLRNDTLDLVNRLLEKTQEEQASALGEAQTSSNISVYILAITNLLALAIGIPIMILISRGITSRLQQIVQLTSDVADGNLNTTDIEVEGKDEIGQLAQSVQQMKERIREIIQNVQIAATSVASQSDQLNKSANEVKESNVQIAATMEQLAGGIESQATSANQLSENMNEFVENIRISESKGIEVMKNANNVQHLTTESTRLMERSVTQMNQIDIIVENAVNQVQGLDRQSAQISKLVKVIKDISDQTNLLSLNATIEAARAGEYGRGFAVVADEVRSLSEQVANSVGEITSIVDRIQSETSEVVTSLHRGYDEVKTGKEQIEETGDNFQNMNKAITDMTSKMKEIAIKLKENTDSSAVMDKLIKEIASISQESAAGVEQVAASTQQTSSTMEQVSYNTHELADLAEKLNKQVNVFKL